The DNA region CACACCAAGGAGAGTCACTTCCGCATGACCACCCACACCCTGAACCGCACCAGCCGCCTGCGCACCCTGTCCCTCACCGCACTGGCCACCACCGCCGCCGCGGCAGCCGCCCTCACCCTCACCTCGACCTCCGCACACGCCGCCGAGACCAAGCAGCCCACCACCCCCGCGGCCAAGACCGCCACCACCGGCGACACCCAGCAGGGCAACAGCGGCTACGCCAACAACCTCGACGGCTGGATCAAGGAATCCCTCGCCGTCATGAAGGCCAAGGGCATCCCCGGCACCTACGAGGGCCTGCACCGCAACATCATGCGCGAGTCCAGCGGCAACCCCAACGCCCAGAACGGCTGGGACGTCAACGCACAGAAGGGCACCCCCTCCAAGGGCCTGCTCCAGGTCATCGAGCCGACCTTCAACGCCTACCACGTCAACGGCACCGCCAAGAGCCTCACCGACCCCGTCGCCAACATCACCGCGGCCGCCAACTACGCCGCCGACCGCTACGGATCCATCGACAACGTCAACTCCGCCTACTGAGCCACGGAGTCACCGAGCCACTGTCCGGCGCCGAAATCGTTCGCCGAACGGATCGGCGCTCTGCTTGGCTCGTCCCATGAGTGATCTCCCCATACGCTGCGCCGGCCTCCCCGACGTCGACACCGTGTTGCGCTTCTGGCGCGAGGCCGCAGAGGGAACGAGCATCAGCGACGACCACGACGGCGTGGCCCGGCTGATTTCGAGAGACCCCGAAGCCCTGCTGCTGGCGGAACGCGACGGTCGCCTCGTGGGAACCGTCATAGCCGGTTTCGACGGCTGGCGGTGCTCCGCCTACCGGCTGGCCGTGCACCCCGACTGCCGCCGGCAAGGTATCGCCACCGCCTTGATAGAAGCGGCGGAACAGCGATTCCTCACCCTGGGTGGGCGACGGGTCGACGCCATGGTCCTGGAAGCCAACGAACGGGCACACCACACCTGGGCCGCAGGGGGCTACCACCGCGAGGATCACTGGCGGCGCTGGGTGAAGCCGCTCACGGACCGATGAGACCTCCGAGCGATCGACCGGCTTTGCCGATCCTTTACTATGGTTCTCCTCCTGTTCCGATCCTTCCGAAAGGTGTGAGCGTCCGCCCATGGGCGAGCCTCCCAGTAGTCGGCACCGCCGGCACCGAGCGATCCTCCTGACCCTGCCCGATCATGGGACGGAGGTGAACCGATGACCGAAGTGCTTCTACTGCTCGTGGCAGTACTGCTCTCGCTGGCCTGCGGCGCCTTCGTCGCGGCCGAGTTCTCTCTGACGACGGTCGAGCGCGGACAGCTCGAACGCGCCGTCGAGCGGGGCGAGCGGGGCGCGGCGAGCGCCATGAAGGCCGTACGCAGCCTCACCTTCCAGCTCTCCGGCGCTCAGCTCGGCATCACCGTCACCAATCTGGTGGTCGGCATGCTCTCCGAACCGTCCATCGCGAAACTGATCCGCGGTCCGATGGAAGCCATGGGCCTGCCCCCGAGCGCGGCGTCCTCGGTGGCCCTCGTCCTGGGAACCGCGCTGTCCACCGTGTTCCTGATGATCGTCGGTGAACTGGTCCCGAAGAACTGGGCGATCTCCTCCCCGCTCGCCGTCGCGAAGACCGTGGCCACGCCGCAGCGGGCCTTCACCGCCGTTTTCCGGCCCTTCATCAGCCACCTCAACAACACCGCCAACCGGATCGTGCGCCGCTTCGGTCTGGAACCGGCCGAGGAACTGGCCTCCGCGCGCAGCCCGCAGGAGCTGGCGGCGCTGGCCCGGCACAGTGCGAAGGAAGGTGCGCTGGAGGCGGACACGGCGGAGCTGTTCGTCCGCACGCTGAATCTGACGGAACTGACGGCTGAGAACGTGATGACCCCCCGGGTCCAGGTCACCGCGCTGGAGGCGCAGGCGACAGCCGAGGACGTCGCCAACGCCACCCGGGCGACGGGCCTGTCCCGTTTCCCTGTCTACCTCGGCAGCCTGGACACCGTCGTCGGCGTGGCGCACATCAAGGACGTGCTGGCCATCCCCGCCGAGCAGCGGTCCCGTACACGCGTCTCGGAGATGCTGCGCGAACCCCTGCTCGTACCGGAGACCCTCACGGTGGACCGGCTCCTGGACCGGTTGTCCGGCAAGATCGCCATGGCCGTCGTCATCGACGAGTACGGCGGCACGGCCGGAGTCGTGACGCTGGAGGACATCGTCGAGGAGGTGGTCGGCGAGGTGCGCGACGAGCACGACCCGCACGAGACCGCAGACCTCGCTCCGGCCGGCGAGGACGCCGACGGACGGACCCTGTGGTCGGCCGACGGCGCCGCGCGCGTGGACCAGCTGAAGACGATCGGACTGCGCGTGCCGGACGGACCGTACGAGACACTCGCCGGGCTCATCGCCACCGAGGTCGGCCGCATCCCGGCCGTGGGCGATGCGGTCGAGCTGGCGGGCTGGCGGATCGATGTGGTCGACGCATCCGGACGCCGCGCCGCGCGGGCCCTGCTGCACGCGCCGCTGCCCGGCGACGACGAGCAGACGGAGGACGCACGATGATCGCCGTCCAGCTCTTCATCGGACTGATGACCCTGGTCGTCAATGCCTTCTTC from Streptomyces sp. NBC_01591 includes:
- a CDS encoding transglycosylase SLT domain-containing protein — its product is MTTHTLNRTSRLRTLSLTALATTAAAAAALTLTSTSAHAAETKQPTTPAAKTATTGDTQQGNSGYANNLDGWIKESLAVMKAKGIPGTYEGLHRNIMRESSGNPNAQNGWDVNAQKGTPSKGLLQVIEPTFNAYHVNGTAKSLTDPVANITAAANYAADRYGSIDNVNSAY
- a CDS encoding GNAT family N-acetyltransferase, encoding MSDLPIRCAGLPDVDTVLRFWREAAEGTSISDDHDGVARLISRDPEALLLAERDGRLVGTVIAGFDGWRCSAYRLAVHPDCRRQGIATALIEAAEQRFLTLGGRRVDAMVLEANERAHHTWAAGGYHREDHWRRWVKPLTDR
- a CDS encoding hemolysin family protein, producing MTEVLLLLVAVLLSLACGAFVAAEFSLTTVERGQLERAVERGERGAASAMKAVRSLTFQLSGAQLGITVTNLVVGMLSEPSIAKLIRGPMEAMGLPPSAASSVALVLGTALSTVFLMIVGELVPKNWAISSPLAVAKTVATPQRAFTAVFRPFISHLNNTANRIVRRFGLEPAEELASARSPQELAALARHSAKEGALEADTAELFVRTLNLTELTAENVMTPRVQVTALEAQATAEDVANATRATGLSRFPVYLGSLDTVVGVAHIKDVLAIPAEQRSRTRVSEMLREPLLVPETLTVDRLLDRLSGKIAMAVVIDEYGGTAGVVTLEDIVEEVVGEVRDEHDPHETADLAPAGEDADGRTLWSADGAARVDQLKTIGLRVPDGPYETLAGLIATEVGRIPAVGDAVELAGWRIDVVDASGRRAARALLHAPLPGDDEQTEDAR